A window of the Verrucomicrobiia bacterium genome harbors these coding sequences:
- a CDS encoding nucleoside triphosphate pyrophosphohydrolase, whose product MGPLPAGKLVRDDIPDIIEKDTGKRPRIIVLEGTYLRLEAFKKLQEEMGELLRTTTREEAMEECGDVLEIYEFCEKLGCTRGTHVALATVEEFCHRYNTTLDEAKIAQAKKLAQRGGFSKGYYLVTE is encoded by the coding sequence GTGGGACCCTTACCGGCTGGCAAGCTAGTCCGGGACGACATCCCGGACATCATTGAAAAAGACACTGGAAAGCGGCCTCGCATCATTGTCCTAGAGGGAACCTACCTTCGCCTTGAAGCCTTCAAAAAGCTCCAGGAAGAAATGGGCGAACTCTTGCGTACAACAACTCGCGAGGAAGCAATGGAAGAGTGTGGCGACGTGCTGGAAATCTACGAGTTTTGCGAGAAGTTAGGTTGCACGCGTGGCACCCATGTTGCCCTCGCAACTGTCGAAGAGTTCTGTCACCGCTATAACACCACTCTCGATGAAGCAAAAATAGCCCAGGCGAAGAAGTTGGCGCAACGCGGCGGCTTCTCCAAAGGCTACTATCTGGT